In Lodderomyces elongisporus chromosome 1, complete sequence, a genomic segment contains:
- the STS1 gene encoding Tethering factor for nuclear proteasome sts1, which translates to MMSASFHWKHRSNEQGKNPLDKSAMPSSTSHYMSTNNSTNNGTGTSTNTSGSSSHYTIAPRSFSEMVPSQQQQQQNKKRKRYSDDDSETHNETHSENNNDTSQEQFKPHNHRDQTASGLSHLQQQQSQQQHSSSSSQQLHYFHGSSKTKRTKIPKIIGQPLPTSRLIESLDKTHLEKLLHSLIDIHPELNKTIQKITPKPSLENLLSILQDKHAQLIDHLPYKCSETSDYSYLRIKPYLQEFLSCLEDYVLYYLPSNNYSETKHKLIQSLKFIDEATSTIHKLPNFTNSEYQYMRNLTYEQLINCWLILVNQETNCDTGNGLDYTEFHKIVEELDLLESLKQHGVQSGQEGFSKVIEAVQNKLGQNQILLSRQFGIDYGNDMTVSSSNGNRSGTGAGFGGGGGGASRSGSGSGTSSNALSDMITVDYSSYSLSNRSV; encoded by the coding sequence ATGATGTCAGCCAGCTTTCATTGGAAACATCGCAGCAACGAACAAGGTAAAAATCCGTTGGATAAGTCAGCTATGCCATCTTCAACACTGCACTACATGTCGACTAATAATAGTACTAATAACGGAACTGGTACTAGTACTAATACTAGTGGCAGTAGCAGTCACTATACCATAGCGCCACGAAGTTTCTCCGAAATGGTACCgtcacaacaacaacaacaacaaaataagaaaagaaaacgttatagtgatgatgatagCGAAACCCATAACGAAACCCATAGcgaaaacaacaatgatACAAGCCAAGAGCAATTCAAACCTCACAATCATCGTGATCAAACTGCCTCTGGGCTACTGCacttgcaacaacaacaactgcaacaacaacattcactgctgctgctgcaacaGTTGCATTATTTCCATGGCAgttccaaaacaaaacgtACCAAGATCCCGAAAATAATTGGACAACCCCTCCCCACCAGTCGACTAATTGAATCGCTCGATAAGACACATTTAGAAAAATTGCTTCATTCTTTAATTGACATCCATCCAGAACTCAACAAGACCATTCAAAAGATCACTCCAAAACCTTCATTGGAAAATCTTCTTCTGATACTACAAGACAAACATGCTCAACTTATCGACCATCTTCCTTACAAATGCAGCGAGACGAGCGACTACTCGTACTTGAGAATTAAGCCGTATTTGCAAGAATTTCTTTCGTGTTTAGAGGATTACGTCCTCTACTATTTGCCCAGTAATAACTATAGTGAAACCAAACACAAATTGATTCAATCACTTAAATTTATAGACGAAGCAACGAGCACGATTCACAAGTTGCCCAATTTTACCAATTCTGAGTATCAGTATATGAGAAACCTTACTTATGAACAATTAATCAACTGCTGGTTGATCTTGGTCAACCAAGAAACGAACTGTGATACTGGCAATGGCCTTGACTACACGGAATTTCACAAGATTGTCGAAGAATTGGATTTGTTGGAAAGCTTAAAACAACATGGTGTGCAAAGTGGCCAGGAAGGGTTCAGTAAAGTGATTGAAGCCGTGCAAAATAAATTGggacaaaatcaaattttgCTCAGCCGCCAATTTGGCATTGATTATGGTAATGACATGACAGTCAGTAGCAGCAACGGTAATAGAAGTGGTACTGGTGCTGGCTTTGGAGGTGGAGGTGGAGGTGCAAGTAGAAGTGGCAGTGGAAGTGGAACCAGTAGTAATGCTTTAAGCGACATGATTACTGTTGATTACTCACTGTATTCCTTGTCAAATCGTTCtgtataa
- a CDS encoding uncharacterized protein (BUSCO:EOG092629ZN) has translation MTNSGLVTPHSRPGTPSDLLSPSSNPQRLQSNSSTLMNSSNPASYTSALQNAPSASSSNNATSAFASLSKHSSHANSSVSLGGTFHKQSSSSSSVPSFEREIYDQLFSMYKTLLSLKNNRAKYISSKQIYEIYDQFLNTINELKLTRKDEELKGITLQIPNGNDLIIDDNFQLLSLCFVTCGLIKFAPATYSSLSTVMKLLTHLKECKVYTMDDLKPVGTRLEEIRDIIVTSQDKFEDEDEEMKDGRALSSHQIEETLLRNKLNRCEGLYTELVDNFKNVPSDLEPTYHELINIRQQILNLLTDYQDIGSSERQQELNDKISGLKQDLKQVENLRDEGDGKFHSSEVLDEKQLDSIQPVINGLIDDCKNLLADLQMHDEELSLANLSIEDDGEGKEGSLIELKQQYDLIYKQLQELKLTLENLLITRRWTLRETDLYNYQKSLKSIDEQRMKLVQQTPKGKLRKYQLLVLYLLRRCYSVIYKLLESSEPVSESLTPIHNQLSTVKRCLLELKRVDGVNNLRELYPFQFKLASIDNLRKDGKFIVDTTVPEGQGALCALLSECFDILQEMKIEAEEKEIEEVGDDAIDYDDDDAVFGERMANGGGFTNSVEGGVDGSASISNGPDDVEVKRNRFKEFNEADYDLDSISNYDEDSDAYDISDSEYEGNDYY, from the coding sequence ATGACAAACTCAGGACTAGTCACTCCACATTCAAGACCTGGTACACCCTCTGATCTTCTCAGTCCGTCGTCAAATCCACAAAGATTACAATCaaattcttcaactttgatGAATTCATCAAACCCTGCTTCGTATACCTCAGCACTACAAAATGCACCCTCTGCGTCATCTTCAAATAATGCCACTTCTGCCTTTGCTAGCTTGAGCAAACATTCGTCACATGCAAACTCCAGTGTGTCCCTCGGCGGCACTTTTCATAAACAatcatcctcatcttcCTCGGTTCCATCAtttgaaagagaaatttATGACCAGTTATTTTCCATGTACAAAACATTGCTTTCGTTGAAGAACAACAGGGCCAAATACATTAGCTCAAAACAGATTTATGAGATTTACGACCAGTTTTTAAACACAATAAATGAGTTGAAATTGACAAGAAAAGACGAGGAATTGAAAGGAATCACTTTGCAAATCCCCAATGGTAATGATCTTATCATTGATGACAACTTCCAATTATTGAGCTTGTGCTTTGTTACGTGTGGATTGATCAAATTTGCACCGGCAACATATTCAAGTTTGAGTACAGTCATGAAATTGTTGACGCATTTAAAAGAATGCAAGGTTTACACTATGGATGACTTGAAACCTGTAGGTACTAGACTTGAAGAGATTAGAGACATCATTGTCACAAGCCAGGATaaatttgaagatgaagatgaagaaatgaaagatGGAAGAGCACTACTGAGTCACCAGATTGAAGAGACATTGTTGcgaaacaaattgaatagATGCGAGGGACTATACACAGAGCTAGTTGACAATTTCAAGAATGTGCCGCTGGATTTAGAACCCACTTACCATGAATTGATTAACATTCGACAGCAAATATTGAATCTACTCACTGATTATCAAGATATCGGTAGCTCCGAAAGACAGCAGGAGTTGAATGACAAGATTTCGGGATTGAAGCAAGACTTGAAACAAGTTGAGAACTTGAGAGATGAAGGTGACGGTAAGTTTCATAGTTCTGAGGTACTCgatgaaaaacaattggATTCCATACAACCAGTTATAAATGGGTTGATTGATGATTGCAAAAACTTACTCGCAGATTTGCAAATGCACGACGAGGAGTTATCACTTGCCAACCTTTCGATCGAGGACGAtggagaaggaaaagagggTTCTTTGATTGAATTAAAACAACAGTACGATTTGATTTACAAGCAGCTCCAGGAGCTTAAATTGACATTGGAAAATCTATTAATCACCAGACGTTGGACATTAAGAGAAACAGACTTGTACAATTACCAAAAAAGTCTCAAATCCATCGATGAGCAGCGGATGAAGTTGGTACAACAAACACCAAAGGGTAAATTGAGGAAATATCAATTATTGGTGCTTTACTTATTACGTCGTTGTTATTCAGTGATTTATAAATTACTTGAAAGTAGTGAACCTGTGAGTGAAAGTTTAACACCAATCCATAACCAACTCTCTACTGTTAAGAGGTGCTTGTTGGAGCTAAAGAGAGTCGATGGTGTGAACAATTTGCGCGAGTTGTACCCGTTCCAGTTCAAGCTTGCTTCGATTGATAATTTACGTAAAGATGGTAAATTTATCGTTGACACAACAGTACCTGAAGGCCAAGGTGCTTTATGTGCATTACTTAGTGAAtgttttgatattttgCAAGAGATGAAAAtagaagcagaagaaaaagaaatcgaAGAAGTTGGGGACGATGCAATAGACTacgacgacgatgatgCGGTATTTGGCGAAAGGATGGCCAATGGTGGCGGATTTACAAATTCTGTTGAAGGGGGTGTTGATGGCTCGGCATCCATTCTGAATGGACCCGATGATGTTGAGGTGAAAAGAAACCGGTTTAAGGAGTTTAATGAAGCTGACTATGATTTGGATAGCATCTCGAATTATGACGAGGATAGCGACGCTTACGATATTAGCGACAGCGAGTACGAAGGAAACGATTACTATTAA
- the PPA2 gene encoding inorganic pyrophosphatase, which produces MSMAKSMPKGVLTHINEHSHNHALSRLSMTNNHLRFNHTTGASSSSSSSSSSSSSTAAASTTESSPNETTIKTPQSAPLVIATNQGTKYTATYANYATTDSGKIISYFHDIDLGLDLVAKEANFVCEIPRWSNAKFEISRNAPGNPIVQDSKNGKVRFVKNLFPHHGYIHNYGAFPQTWEDPTEKHYDLFGDNDPLDVCEIGSDILSTGDVKRVKILGSLALIDDGELDWKVIVVDIKDSLASEVNDIDDLREKCPGLLEATKQWFKDYKLADEKPENKFAFEGKYKNANETLEIVQGCHDSWKQLVSGNKNGSEIKQIPAITNTTLKETPGYVEKFNVELNNPAQPDAAFPVGTNRSYFFKPKA; this is translated from the coding sequence ATGTCAATGGCAAAGTCAATGCCTAAGGGAGTTTTAACACATATTAATGAGCACTCACATAATCATGCTCTATCGAGACTATCTATGACGAACAACCACTTGCGATTTAACCATACCACTGgggcatcatcatcatcatcatcatcatcttcttcttcttcttctacagCAGCTGCCTCTACAACTGAATCTTCGCCAAATGAGACCACCATTAAGACTCCCCAATCGGCACCGCTAGTTATAGCTACAAACCAAGGTACAAAATACACGGCGACATATGCAAATTACGCAACTACGGACTCAGGCAAAATCATATCCTATTTCCATGACATTGATCTCGGCCTCGAtcttgttgcaaaagaagcaaacTTTGTATGTGAGATCCCACGTTGGTCCAATGCCAAGTTTGAAATTCTGCGTAATGCGCCTGGTAACCCTATAGTCCAGGATTCCAAAAACGGCAAAGTTCGCTTTGTAAAGAATTTGTTTCCACACCATGGCTATATCCACAATTATGGCGCATTTCCTCAAACATGGGAGGATCCCACCGAAAAACACTATGACTTGTTTGGTGATAATGATCCTCTTGACGTGTGCGAGATTGGCTCAGATATACTTTCAACCGGTGATGTGAAAAGAGTTAAGATCTTGGGCTCATTGGCCTTGATTGACGATGGCGAGCTAGACTGGAAGGTAATTGTAGTAGATATCAAGGATTCTTTGGCTTCAGAAGTCAACGATATTGACGATTTGAGAGAAAAATGCCCGGGCTTGCTCGAGGCCACAAAACAGTGGTTTAAGGATTACAAGTTGGCAGATGAAAAGCCAGAGAATAAGTTTGCATTTGAAGGAAAGTATAAAAATGCAAACGAGACATTGGAGATTGTTCAAGGCTGTCATGATAGCTGGAAACAATTGGTTCtgggaaataaaaatggtAGTGAGATTAAGCAAATTCCGGcaattacaaatacaacTTTAAAAGAAACGCCCGGTTATGTTGAGAAATTCAACGTGGAGCTCAATAATCCAGCGCAGCCTGATGCCGCGTTCCCTGTAGGTACTAATCGAAGctattttttcaaaccgAAGGCATAA